In Paenibacillus sonchi, a single genomic region encodes these proteins:
- a CDS encoding ABC transporter permease has product MGMNTAVPAVPAKKKKFTRQKGSWGLYLMLLPAVVLTAIFVYVPMSGLLMAFQDYKPSLGISKSPWVGLDQFKFLFEYPDSMQVIWNTLEISFLKLAIGMFSTLAFALLINEVKHKFLRTSVQTFVFLPHFISWVVLGGIFIQLLNPEYGLVNQLLKALGHEPVFFLGSNHWFVPIVLFTDAWKEFGYGSIIYLAALVGINPALYEAAQLDGANKLKQMLNITLPSLIPTICVMLTISLGGVLNAGFDQIFNLYNPLVYESGDIIDTFVFRIGLIGGNFSFGTAIGLFKSVVGLILILGGYRLAYKVAGYKIF; this is encoded by the coding sequence ATGGGCATGAATACTGCTGTACCTGCTGTACCGGCAAAAAAAAAGAAATTCACTAGACAAAAAGGTAGCTGGGGATTATACCTTATGCTCCTGCCCGCTGTGGTACTGACCGCAATCTTTGTCTATGTACCCATGAGCGGCCTGTTAATGGCCTTTCAGGATTATAAGCCCTCTCTGGGGATTTCCAAATCTCCCTGGGTCGGACTAGACCAATTCAAGTTTTTATTTGAATATCCCGACAGCATGCAGGTCATTTGGAACACGCTGGAAATTTCGTTTCTCAAATTAGCCATTGGCATGTTCAGTACCCTTGCGTTTGCGCTGCTGATCAATGAGGTGAAACACAAATTTCTGCGCACCTCGGTTCAAACCTTTGTGTTTCTGCCTCACTTCATTTCCTGGGTGGTGCTCGGCGGTATCTTCATCCAGCTGTTGAATCCGGAATATGGCTTAGTGAACCAGCTGCTGAAAGCCTTGGGTCACGAGCCCGTGTTCTTTCTGGGCAGCAACCACTGGTTTGTGCCAATCGTGCTCTTTACGGATGCATGGAAAGAATTCGGTTACGGGTCCATCATTTATCTGGCGGCCCTGGTGGGCATTAATCCGGCTCTCTATGAAGCTGCTCAGCTTGACGGAGCGAACAAACTGAAACAAATGTTGAATATTACCCTTCCCAGCCTGATCCCCACTATCTGTGTCATGCTGACGATCTCCCTGGGCGGTGTGCTCAATGCAGGCTTTGACCAAATCTTCAACTTGTACAATCCGCTGGTCTATGAGAGCGGCGATATCATTGATACCTTCGTGTTCCGTATCGGTTTGATCGGCGGGAATTTCAGTTTCGGTACAGCGATCGGATTGTTCAAGTCTGTAGTGGGCCTGATCCTGATTCTAGGCGGATACCGGCTCGCCTACAAAGTTGCAGGTTATAAGATTTTCTAA
- a CDS encoding extracellular solute-binding protein produces the protein MNMKTRVLTTALTATLLTTGILGCSNTNNQGSGENKKANTQTKTLNVVNGKIEPAASFTTVMGVNPGFKYREGESVTDNVFTRWAEDKFGVQIKTLWTGGATDGSYNTKLKLMLSANDELPDIVMSGSPANTNLLIDSGKFMEVEEVFEKYASPTWKSALADIKDPWLSVTRDGKKMAIPGTSTDYGQANNVLWIRQDWLDKLKLKAPTTIEELETVMDAFVNQDPDGNGQKDTFALDFAMKDKMTGSTLGDGSWIFGLYGAMPERWYPGEDGKLQNGSILPGVKQGLMKMKEWKDKGYFASDIALHDPNTIVTAVTSNKVGIVAAPSFFIQYPGSMLLATNPTAMFKPYPLPHGVNGPALHTYFTISGGTVINKDISDEALQAYFHYMNSMYAVYESDNPLEYFKGFQEGYQYVVKDGKIVTDEKEIPGGKINSNDYIFGSMPDVASKMKEITLKVAKKEELTEKDRAFMQALGIADDTNPLQRIVYDAMLISMDEESSRVREHYMGPLTSTMSARNELLQKMQMETYSKIIYGEAAVDTFDQFVEKWKSSGGDTITKEVNEWYDSVK, from the coding sequence ATGAACATGAAAACGAGAGTGCTGACCACAGCACTTACTGCAACGCTGCTAACGACAGGGATACTGGGTTGCAGTAATACTAATAATCAGGGCAGCGGCGAAAATAAAAAGGCGAACACGCAAACAAAAACACTAAATGTCGTGAATGGAAAAATTGAACCGGCAGCGTCGTTTACCACCGTTATGGGAGTAAATCCGGGCTTTAAATATAGAGAAGGAGAATCTGTTACGGACAATGTGTTCACACGCTGGGCCGAGGACAAGTTTGGCGTACAGATTAAAACTTTATGGACAGGCGGCGCTACGGATGGTTCGTATAATACGAAATTGAAACTCATGCTCTCTGCGAACGACGAATTGCCAGATATCGTAATGTCGGGCAGTCCCGCTAACACCAATCTTCTCATCGATTCGGGCAAGTTCATGGAAGTGGAAGAAGTGTTCGAGAAATATGCCTCTCCAACTTGGAAAAGTGCGTTAGCCGATATAAAGGATCCCTGGTTATCGGTCACTCGAGACGGCAAAAAAATGGCGATTCCAGGAACTTCTACAGATTATGGGCAAGCAAACAACGTTTTATGGATCCGTCAGGACTGGCTGGACAAGCTCAAGTTGAAAGCACCTACTACAATTGAAGAGTTGGAGACGGTCATGGATGCCTTCGTCAATCAGGATCCAGACGGTAATGGGCAGAAGGATACGTTTGCCCTGGATTTTGCCATGAAGGATAAGATGACTGGCAGCACCCTTGGAGACGGATCCTGGATCTTTGGACTTTACGGGGCCATGCCGGAAAGATGGTATCCAGGAGAAGACGGCAAGCTTCAAAATGGTTCAATTCTACCGGGGGTCAAGCAGGGCTTAATGAAGATGAAAGAGTGGAAGGATAAAGGGTATTTTGCGAGCGATATTGCGTTACATGACCCCAATACAATTGTCACCGCGGTCACATCCAATAAGGTTGGGATTGTCGCAGCGCCTTCTTTCTTCATCCAATATCCGGGTTCCATGCTGCTCGCGACCAACCCTACGGCGATGTTCAAACCCTATCCGCTGCCTCATGGGGTCAATGGCCCAGCTTTGCACACCTATTTTACGATATCCGGCGGGACCGTGATCAATAAAGATATTTCGGATGAAGCGCTTCAAGCCTACTTTCATTATATGAACTCGATGTATGCTGTCTACGAATCCGATAATCCGCTTGAATATTTCAAAGGATTTCAGGAGGGCTACCAATATGTTGTCAAAGATGGAAAGATTGTAACCGATGAGAAAGAGATTCCCGGTGGAAAGATTAATTCGAACGATTATATTTTTGGAAGCATGCCGGATGTTGCCTCGAAGATGAAGGAAATAACATTAAAAGTGGCAAAGAAAGAAGAACTCACAGAGAAAGATCGTGCCTTTATGCAAGCTCTTGGGATTGCAGACGACACCAATCCATTACAAAGAATCGTGTACGATGCGATGCTTATTTCCATGGATGAAGAATCCTCGCGCGTAAGGGAGCATTACATGGGTCCGCTAACGTCGACCATGTCGGCCCGAAACGAGCTGCTGCAAAAAATGCAGATGGAGACATATTCAAAAATTATTTACGGCGAAGCTGCTGTGGATACGTTTGATCAATTTGTGGAGAAGTGGAAGTCTTCGGGCGGTGATACCATTACAAAAGAAGTCAATGAATGGTACGATTCCGTCAAATAA
- a CDS encoding sensor histidine kinase — MLKQYRTFLSAVIIILFSTIVVLMMYSYTVETSLSTVKKDIETNNLNRLRILVNSLDYNVEQLDMLSVALNADSKMGLLKSVDLMDNYDQDQLMLDLSDKMKLQSFTQGWNVQIDIYSTLLNKWVGSSQNQSPPPADLAEGQWILDRSQKLFSMYRKYDQFTVRVTFPKANLENMLDSAKLENNDPFFYYSDSIIIANRSFHTTQVQELVSKMSPKMRDKNEGTELITAGNIDYMVSFLKAETLGWYMVDYVPLDKALQPIVRTQVFFYITCVLLFLSGMVTVIFFYRKVQVPILTLLKGVRHLQKGDFSHRISRTSNAEFAILYHNFNHMAQQIEDLIENVYKEKIISREALVKQLQAQINPHFLYNCLFFINNMNRMGNDEAVNAMTQNLAEYFRYTTRINDPLTTLEKEIGVVRNYLNIQSLRINRLHTQINIPESMMSLLVPKLLIQPLVENSVIHGIEKKQSAGLIHISGTDVGDRYSLVVEDDGRGMQPEEIQSLLHRIEQPLDETMGCALWNIRQRMLIQLGSKASLNIAQSKLGGIRTELIWDKSSQPEE, encoded by the coding sequence ATGTTAAAGCAATATCGAACCTTTCTCAGCGCGGTAATTATTATTTTATTTTCAACGATAGTTGTCTTGATGATGTATTCTTACACCGTGGAGACTAGTTTAAGCACTGTGAAAAAGGATATTGAAACGAACAACCTGAACCGACTGCGTATCTTGGTCAATTCCTTAGATTACAATGTTGAGCAGCTTGACATGCTGTCTGTTGCTCTAAATGCGGACTCCAAAATGGGGCTGCTGAAATCTGTGGACCTGATGGATAATTACGATCAGGATCAGCTTATGCTTGATCTCTCGGACAAAATGAAACTGCAAAGCTTTACACAGGGCTGGAATGTCCAAATTGACATTTACTCAACCCTGCTGAACAAATGGGTAGGTTCATCTCAAAACCAGTCACCCCCACCAGCTGACTTGGCAGAAGGGCAATGGATATTGGATAGGTCACAAAAGTTATTCTCCATGTACAGGAAATATGATCAGTTTACGGTTCGGGTAACCTTTCCTAAGGCTAATTTGGAAAATATGCTAGACTCGGCCAAGTTAGAAAATAATGATCCCTTTTTTTATTACTCTGATTCCATCATCATAGCAAACCGTTCCTTTCATACCACTCAAGTCCAGGAACTGGTCTCCAAAATGTCACCAAAGATGCGGGATAAAAACGAAGGAACCGAGTTAATAACAGCCGGTAATATAGATTATATGGTCAGTTTTTTGAAAGCGGAAACATTAGGTTGGTACATGGTGGATTATGTTCCTCTGGACAAAGCGCTCCAACCCATTGTAAGGACACAAGTCTTCTTTTACATCACCTGTGTTCTGTTATTTTTGTCCGGAATGGTAACGGTCATTTTTTTCTACCGGAAAGTACAAGTCCCCATTCTCACCTTGCTGAAAGGTGTCCGTCATCTACAAAAGGGCGACTTCTCGCACCGGATCAGCAGAACGTCCAATGCTGAGTTTGCTATTCTTTATCACAATTTCAACCATATGGCACAGCAAATCGAAGACTTGATTGAAAATGTATACAAAGAAAAAATCATTTCAAGAGAAGCATTGGTTAAACAACTGCAGGCTCAAATTAACCCGCATTTTTTATATAATTGCCTGTTCTTTATCAACAATATGAACCGTATGGGAAATGACGAAGCTGTGAATGCCATGACCCAGAACCTGGCTGAATATTTCAGGTATACAACGCGGATTAACGATCCGCTTACCACCCTTGAAAAAGAAATTGGCGTTGTCCGTAATTATCTTAATATCCAGAGTTTGCGAATCAACCGCCTGCATACGCAAATCAATATTCCGGAATCCATGATGTCCTTGCTTGTTCCCAAGCTGCTTATTCAACCGTTGGTAGAGAACAGCGTAATTCACGGAATTGAGAAGAAGCAAAGTGCCGGGCTTATCCACATATCCGGTACTGACGTTGGAGACCGGTACTCTTTGGTTGTAGAAGACGACGGGAGAGGCATGCAGCCGGAAGAGATCCAGAGCCTGCTGCACCGTATTGAACAACCGCTGGATGAGACAATGGGCTGCGCCTTATGGAACATACGGCAACGAATGCTTATTCAGCTAGGCTCCAAAGCGAGCTTAAATATTGCTCAGAGTAAGCTAGGTGGAATTCGCACTGAGCTGATCTGGGATAAAAGCAGCCAACCAGAGGAATAG
- a CDS encoding glycoside hydrolase family 3 protein, with the protein MERLIRFPELVKDPVLVEQFVAQMTDYELARLSIGGQTGWGIEDNGYAGTLFNEEALDKYEIPDYFFADGNNGLNMFEVNIGFPVSTTVCASFNEELSYAEGAAIAREAKDMNLHCLLAPALNLQRNPLCGRHTEYFSEDPFLAGRMAGQESRGFEESGISSCMKHFFANNAETMRNTNHSIMSERTARELYLAAFETAFEVNKPDTVMTGYNAANGAYCSNDEELLRGILREEFGFTGYVMTDWNGYGDEGMAAPLAAGVSWLAPGSPDDTLVTPIEAALKSGDLSRARVQKNLVDLIKVVLKYREA; encoded by the coding sequence GTGGAACGTCTGATCCGTTTCCCCGAGCTGGTGAAAGATCCTGTGCTGGTAGAACAGTTTGTGGCCCAGATGACCGACTACGAGTTAGCCCGCTTGAGTATTGGCGGCCAAACCGGCTGGGGCATCGAGGATAACGGCTATGCGGGAACTCTTTTCAATGAAGAAGCCCTGGACAAATATGAGATACCGGACTATTTCTTTGCCGACGGAAACAATGGTCTCAACATGTTCGAGGTCAACATTGGCTTCCCAGTCTCCACTACGGTATGCGCCAGCTTCAACGAGGAGCTATCTTATGCCGAGGGTGCCGCCATTGCCCGGGAAGCCAAAGACATGAATCTGCATTGTCTGCTGGCTCCGGCTCTCAACCTGCAGCGTAATCCACTCTGTGGACGGCATACGGAGTACTTCAGTGAAGATCCGTTCCTCGCCGGTCGTATGGCTGGCCAGGAGAGCCGTGGATTTGAAGAATCCGGTATCTCCAGCTGCATGAAACATTTCTTCGCCAACAACGCCGAGACTATGCGTAACACCAACCACAGCATTATGAGTGAACGTACTGCCAGGGAGTTGTATCTGGCTGCATTTGAAACCGCTTTTGAAGTAAATAAACCGGACACGGTGATGACCGGCTACAACGCGGCAAACGGTGCCTACTGCTCAAATGACGAGGAGCTGCTCCGCGGCATCCTGCGGGAGGAATTTGGCTTTACGGGTTATGTCATGACAGACTGGAACGGCTATGGCGATGAAGGGATGGCAGCCCCACTTGCCGCAGGAGTAAGTTGGTTGGCACCGGGAAGTCCTGATGACACCCTGGTTACGCCAATCGAAGCAGCACTGAAGTCCGGTGATCTATCTCGGGCCCGGGTGCAGAAGAACCTGGTTGATCTAATCAAGGTCGTTCTCAAGTATCGAGAGGCATGA
- a CDS encoding glycoside hydrolase family 3 C-terminal domain-containing protein, producing the protein MTKKRGNFMPIDGTFELLAGLHDDNQAAMSFLQKPVYNLDEMDRRESMISLVYSGCFCIKSSKHIDPQQPGMVYIDGKATEAPLIEKPTAMFGQLVGIIVRKYLLEYNKEHEVRYAGAYDTDGIEISEFIFKLKTLPRIEPGVKYPEHDAIVLQAAREGAVLLKNNNTLPLSSGSCVNVFGAAAVVFRLGCLGAGKINPRYGIRVKEGIEKYSSLKLNQELYDFYTEERDVFPPGDMVTRAKDLSGTAVVFITRGSSEAHDVPMDKGGYYLTDQERELIRKVTATFGKTVAILNVAHPIETKWIEEYDVDAVLLTGLSGMAGGRALAEILDGTVNPSGKLPNTWAYDYHDYPSAPNFLTKDQIAKKSVGAPIQYATTVYEEGLYVGYRYFDTFQKPAAYLFGHGLSYTTFDTKLKSAAKTDACGTQMDIEVTNTGTRAGKEVVMLYAHFEGGELEQPDKRLVAFAKTKELLPGEAQILCLEVSEKRLKSYSEAEAAWIIEPGRISFLLGGAPNRTTLVWSVDVADKIIVSQVKNRIAPPFPIKELSAKNSNGTYPQGEMTKVYTAEESGGSFLSKIAVPLLVAMVMFLSSILWNV; encoded by the coding sequence ATGACTAAGAAAAGAGGGAATTTTATGCCAATCGACGGAACATTTGAATTACTTGCTGGACTGCATGACGACAACCAGGCAGCTATGTCTTTTCTCCAGAAGCCTGTCTACAATCTTGACGAAATGGATCGCCGGGAGTCTATGATCTCCTTGGTCTATTCTGGCTGTTTCTGTATCAAGTCTTCCAAGCACATCGATCCCCAGCAACCCGGCATGGTTTATATCGACGGCAAGGCCACTGAAGCTCCATTGATCGAAAAGCCCACGGCGATGTTCGGGCAGTTGGTCGGTATCATTGTCCGGAAATACCTGCTTGAATACAACAAGGAACATGAAGTCCGCTATGCTGGTGCTTATGACACCGATGGTATAGAGATTTCGGAATTCATCTTCAAGCTTAAGACCCTGCCCCGGATCGAGCCCGGTGTCAAATACCCGGAGCATGACGCCATCGTGCTGCAGGCAGCCCGTGAAGGCGCAGTTTTGTTGAAGAACAATAATACGCTTCCCCTGTCATCAGGTAGCTGTGTGAACGTCTTCGGCGCTGCCGCAGTGGTCTTCCGGCTGGGCTGTCTGGGTGCTGGTAAAATTAATCCCCGTTACGGTATCCGGGTGAAGGAAGGTATTGAGAAGTACTCCTCCTTGAAGCTCAACCAGGAGCTGTATGATTTCTATACCGAAGAGAGGGATGTCTTTCCACCGGGGGATATGGTTACTCGAGCCAAGGACCTCAGTGGAACCGCTGTTGTTTTCATCACCCGCGGTAGCAGTGAAGCCCATGATGTTCCTATGGATAAGGGCGGTTATTACCTGACCGATCAAGAACGGGAGCTGATTCGAAAAGTCACTGCTACCTTTGGGAAAACGGTTGCAATTTTGAATGTGGCTCATCCCATTGAAACAAAATGGATTGAGGAATACGATGTAGACGCCGTCCTGCTGACTGGACTTTCCGGCATGGCTGGCGGCCGTGCCTTGGCCGAAATTCTCGATGGAACAGTCAATCCCTCCGGCAAGCTGCCTAACACCTGGGCCTACGACTACCACGATTATCCGAGTGCTCCGAACTTCCTGACCAAAGATCAGATCGCAAAGAAATCCGTAGGAGCCCCAATTCAATACGCCACCACGGTGTATGAAGAAGGGTTGTATGTCGGGTACCGCTACTTCGATACCTTCCAAAAACCCGCTGCCTACCTGTTCGGTCATGGTCTCAGTTATACGACTTTTGATACCAAACTGAAGTCAGCCGCCAAAACGGATGCCTGCGGTACGCAGATGGACATTGAAGTTACAAATACCGGCACCAGAGCAGGCAAGGAAGTCGTTATGCTTTATGCCCACTTTGAAGGCGGAGAACTGGAGCAACCGGACAAGCGTTTGGTGGCCTTCGCCAAGACTAAGGAATTGCTCCCTGGCGAGGCTCAGATTCTCTGCCTAGAGGTCAGTGAGAAGCGACTGAAATCCTACAGCGAAGCTGAGGCAGCGTGGATCATCGAACCGGGAAGAATAAGTTTTCTTCTTGGCGGAGCCCCCAATAGGACAACGCTGGTCTGGTCAGTGGACGTTGCAGACAAGATCATAGTATCCCAGGTCAAGAACAGAATAGCACCTCCCTTCCCAATCAAGGAGCTGTCCGCCAAAAACTCTAACGGGACCTATCCTCAAGGCGAAATGACCAAAGTGTATACGGCGGAGGAGAGCGGGGGGAGCTTCCTTTCAAAAATAGCCGTGCCGCTGTTGGTGGCGATGGTGATGTTCCTATCGAGCATACTGTGGAACGTCTGA
- a CDS encoding alpha/beta hydrolase, with protein sequence MKVHELILNETRNVKFSAWIQDVGGEFGKLEKRPAILILPGGGYSFCSDREAEVVAAPYMKAGFQAFILRYSTGEHKDWPNPLNDYEQAMELILSKADEWHVQTDKIAVLGFSAGGHLAACAATKGKHRPNAAILGYAALSQETADMCQPGMPSPINDVDKDTCPFFLFATRDDSIVPVQDTVDFEKALLDNGIMFESHIYAYGMHGFSTGESYLNPNKNCNRVSHWVQDSIEWLKDVFGTLQADGLGAPACSGKVSGDWDEMLSADCTMAHLRKQPVEVQQLLTEVIAVLDAIVAQKTGKGLNMTPFFKNIKLRDLMTMIGQPESAIEQIDAALQQRSNVR encoded by the coding sequence ATGAAAGTACATGAATTGATTTTGAATGAAACACGAAATGTTAAGTTTTCGGCTTGGATTCAAGATGTAGGCGGCGAATTTGGCAAGTTGGAGAAGCGCCCAGCCATTCTGATTCTGCCTGGCGGTGGATATAGCTTCTGCTCTGACCGGGAAGCAGAGGTTGTCGCTGCTCCTTATATGAAGGCCGGATTTCAAGCCTTCATTCTTCGTTATTCTACGGGAGAGCACAAGGATTGGCCCAATCCACTTAATGATTACGAGCAGGCTATGGAGCTGATCCTTAGCAAGGCGGATGAATGGCATGTGCAGACGGACAAGATCGCGGTTCTCGGATTTTCGGCTGGCGGACATCTGGCCGCTTGTGCAGCCACTAAAGGCAAGCACCGGCCTAATGCGGCGATCCTCGGTTACGCGGCTCTATCACAAGAAACAGCAGATATGTGCCAGCCGGGAATGCCTTCGCCGATTAATGATGTCGACAAAGATACCTGTCCCTTTTTCCTGTTCGCCACTCGGGATGACAGTATTGTGCCAGTGCAGGATACGGTAGACTTTGAAAAGGCGCTGCTTGACAATGGAATTATGTTTGAGTCTCATATCTATGCCTATGGTATGCATGGATTTAGCACCGGTGAAAGCTACTTGAATCCTAATAAAAATTGCAATCGTGTCTCGCATTGGGTACAGGACAGCATCGAATGGCTGAAAGATGTGTTCGGCACACTGCAGGCGGACGGCCTCGGTGCCCCTGCTTGTTCTGGTAAAGTTAGCGGAGACTGGGATGAGATGTTGTCTGCAGACTGCACCATGGCCCATTTGCGGAAGCAGCCGGTTGAAGTGCAGCAGCTGCTGACCGAGGTCATTGCGGTTCTGGACGCGATTGTAGCGCAGAAAACGGGAAAAGGGTTGAATATGACCCCGTTTTTCAAGAATATCAAGCTTAGGGATTTGATGACAATGATCGGCCAGCCGGAAAGTGCCATTGAACAGATAGATGCAGCGCTCCAGCAGCGCTCCAACGTGCGCTGA
- a CDS encoding pectin acetylesterase-family hydrolase yields MLDNNIEAYKKYLQEHQLPVLEGVPDPGKWYRVPVPGATCAGGSPYWGYLRKGTESGLIVFFLGGGVSLNAYTAARPTRLSVPGENFYFDENSLPFNDAAFDRGIFDDAPENPFRNWSCIFVSYATGDFHVGNGDYHYTAPDGSPAVLHHHGYTNYSGLMEQAVKHLSTPAKLLITGTSGGAFGASALASDVMSYFPNCRDVTVCPDSALLLYDQWNTIAQNVWQSNEKIWKQLQGPNITLDWLRALYAEKGDGVRYLYVNSIRDSAFAMYQHYIDRGTMEITREHCLKFQKDLKEMVDTLKNEIPGISFFLFENPTENLQPELMGTMHTLIHDPEFSRPVKGGISLRDWLWSAVNDTVSDVGMELLDA; encoded by the coding sequence ATGTTGGATAATAATATTGAAGCATATAAAAAGTATCTGCAAGAGCATCAGTTACCAGTATTGGAGGGTGTACCAGATCCAGGAAAGTGGTATAGAGTCCCGGTTCCAGGAGCTACTTGTGCAGGAGGATCTCCTTACTGGGGATATCTGAGAAAAGGAACAGAGTCAGGCCTCATTGTGTTCTTCCTAGGTGGAGGCGTATCACTTAATGCATATACGGCAGCGCGGCCAACACGGCTAAGTGTACCGGGTGAGAATTTTTATTTTGACGAGAATTCATTACCGTTTAACGATGCGGCATTTGACCGGGGAATATTTGATGATGCGCCGGAGAATCCTTTCCGGAACTGGAGCTGCATCTTTGTCAGCTATGCTACAGGTGATTTTCATGTGGGAAATGGCGATTATCACTATACAGCACCGGACGGATCTCCAGCTGTGCTGCATCATCATGGCTACACCAATTACAGCGGGCTTATGGAGCAAGCAGTAAAGCATCTTTCAACACCAGCAAAACTGCTAATTACCGGCACAAGCGGGGGCGCCTTCGGTGCTTCAGCTCTGGCCTCAGACGTCATGAGTTATTTTCCTAATTGCCGTGATGTAACTGTCTGCCCTGACAGTGCTTTGCTTCTTTATGACCAATGGAATACAATAGCCCAAAATGTCTGGCAGTCGAACGAAAAAATTTGGAAGCAGCTTCAGGGTCCAAATATTACTCTTGATTGGCTGCGCGCCCTCTATGCCGAGAAGGGGGATGGTGTACGGTATCTATATGTTAATTCCATTAGAGATAGTGCTTTCGCAATGTATCAACACTATATTGATCGTGGCACTATGGAAATTACGAGGGAACACTGCCTGAAATTCCAGAAGGATCTCAAAGAGATGGTTGATACGCTGAAGAATGAGATCCCCGGCATTAGTTTTTTTCTGTTCGAGAACCCGACTGAGAATTTACAACCAGAGTTAATGGGGACAATGCATACGCTGATCCACGATCCCGAATTTTCCCGTCCAGTCAAAGGCGGCATCAGCCTGCGGGATTGGCTGTGGAGTGCCGTGAATGATACGGTTTCCGATGTAGGTATGGAACTTCTTGACGCATAA
- a CDS encoding alpha/beta hydrolase has product MRKYDESDLKHLQDNYETVELNGVTIQVKKIPGEEREGYMDPWVIETINPAALTRADGAITENTNATLDAMMSQMSPEQFLVALRNVMEGSASDSTFKEELFERDIDVQLEELMLHGNRVGLWRYNVPGDESGLRPSFIHIHGGGWFAGHPRGNDNFLRYIAEKADAVVFDIDYSLSPEFQYPNGLNDCYNVLKHIHEHSEVYGVDKNRIAVGGGSAGGNYTTALALRARDEGLPLIALQIPMVPAVLLAKDGTAAGYTWDPSQFTVAPETQRFVPEIKDPQHDPHMDIMIAGYLGDADPSDPYASPMLAGNFTGLPPALIITSEFDALRLQGEFYGSQLAKANVPVRIIRYKGQTHSSVGNSTFGIVPQSEDCAVEIVKAIREL; this is encoded by the coding sequence ATGAGGAAATATGATGAATCGGATCTTAAACACTTGCAGGATAATTATGAAACTGTTGAGTTAAACGGAGTTACTATCCAGGTCAAAAAGATTCCCGGCGAAGAGCGGGAGGGTTATATGGATCCATGGGTAATTGAAACCATTAATCCGGCAGCACTTACCCGGGCTGATGGAGCTATTACAGAGAACACAAACGCAACACTGGATGCAATGATGAGCCAAATGAGTCCAGAGCAATTTTTGGTTGCCCTTCGTAATGTGATGGAAGGTTCGGCTTCTGATTCTACTTTCAAGGAAGAGTTATTTGAACGCGATATCGACGTACAACTGGAGGAGCTGATGCTTCACGGAAACCGGGTAGGACTCTGGCGTTACAATGTACCTGGTGATGAAAGCGGATTGCGCCCCTCCTTCATTCATATTCACGGCGGAGGCTGGTTTGCGGGCCATCCCAGAGGGAACGATAATTTCTTGAGATACATTGCCGAAAAAGCGGATGCAGTAGTATTTGATATTGATTATTCCCTGTCACCGGAGTTCCAGTATCCAAATGGCCTGAATGATTGCTATAACGTCTTGAAGCACATTCACGAACATTCAGAAGTTTATGGTGTTGATAAGAACAGGATCGCTGTAGGAGGCGGAAGTGCGGGCGGCAATTATACCACTGCACTCGCGCTCCGGGCCCGGGACGAAGGTCTTCCCTTGATTGCATTGCAAATTCCGATGGTTCCTGCAGTTCTTTTAGCAAAGGATGGAACCGCCGCTGGCTATACATGGGATCCGTCTCAATTTACTGTTGCACCTGAGACACAAAGGTTCGTCCCTGAGATTAAGGACCCCCAACATGATCCGCATATGGATATCATGATAGCTGGTTATCTGGGAGATGCCGATCCATCAGATCCGTATGCGTCACCCATGCTGGCAGGAAATTTTACGGGCCTGCCGCCGGCTCTGATCATCACCAGCGAATTTGACGCACTTCGCCTTCAAGGTGAATTTTATGGCAGCCAGCTGGCCAAGGCGAATGTTCCTGTGCGGATTATCCGTTATAAAGGTCAGACCCATAGCAGTGTTGGCAACAGTACATTCGGCATTGTTCCACAGAGTGAGGATTGCGCCGTCGAAATCGTCAAAGCGATTCGCGAGCTTTGA